TGAAGCCCATGGAACTGGAGGTGGAAGGCAAACTCCTCACCGGCAAGGAACTCGTGAAATGGAAATACCAGCGCTACATGCGCGACTACCTCGCCTGCGTCCAGGGCGTGGATGACGGCGTCGGCAAGGTGCTGGATTACCTGGATGAAACCGGCCTGGCCGAAAACACCATTGTCATCTATTCCGCCGACAACGGCTGGTATCTTGGCGACCTCGGCCTCTACGACAAACGCTTCATGTATGAGCCCGGCCTCAATGTCCCCCTCCTCGCCAAAGGCCCCGGCATCAAAGCCGGCAACGTCCCGTCCCTGATGGTCTCCAACCTCGATCTCGCCCCCACCTTCCTGGACCTCGCCGGCCTCCCCGTCCCCGCCTTCATGCAGGGCCGCTCCCTCGCCCCCCTTCTCCGTGGCGAAATGCCGAAAGACTGGCCCAGCAGCTTCTACTACCGCTATTATCACGACCCCGGCCACCACAACACCGTCGCCCACCTGGGCGTCCGCACCGCCACCCACAAGCTCATCCATTACTGGAAACAGGACGCCTACGAGCTCTTCGACCTCACCGCCGACCCCACTGAGCAGCGCAACCTCCTCCACTCCCAAAGCGATGCCGACAAACCTGAAATCGCCGCCAAATTCATCGAGCTGAAGAACGAACTCACCCGCTTGAAAAAACAGTACCAAGACGACGAACAGTTCGCAGACTCCGCCACCTGGCCCAAAACCAGCGCCGATGGCCCCTTCAACGACTATCAGCTCATCGGCACCAAATCCGTCCCCGAAGCCATTCAGGCGACAGTGCAGTAGGTGATGTGGGCACTCATGCCTGCAATTCTTTGAGGTGTTGGAATGCGCACGGGCCTTCGTTGCAGGCACGTTGCGTAGCCGCGAAGCGAATGCCCGCATCGCTTGGAAGTCCCTACACCCCAATCCCCAGCCCCACCGCCGTACCCTGCATCACCGCTGCGATCCGTACGGAATCATGGATCGCCGCCTCGCTCACCCCATGCTGGGTCAGAGTCGCCTCATGGGCCTGGAGGCACATGCCGCACCCGGCCAGGGCTGCGCAGGCCATGGACATCAGTTCAAAGGTCGCCTTGTCCGTCTTCGGCTGGCCCATCCGCAGCATGCGCAGGCGGGCCGGCATCGTCGTATAGCTTTCCTTTTCCACCAGATGGCGGAACCGGTAATACACCGTGTTCATGCCCATGATAGAGGCCGCCGCCTTGGCATCATCAATGACTGCCTCGCCCAGCCCGGCTGCCTGCCCATCCGCCAGCACCGCATCTCGCAGCGCCGTATGGTTCATAAAGTAGGCAGACGTGAGCGCAATGCCCCATGCCTGGTCAGAGGTCAGATTTTCCGGCCGCAGCACTGCCTGCAGATTCAGCCGCAGATCTTTGGCCGCCTCAGGCAACAGATCACGAAGAGCATCAATTTGGGACATAAGAATAGAGGGAGATAGAAAGGGAAAAGGAAAAAAGCGGGGCCGGATTTTCCAGCCCCGCAAAAGTTTGCTTAAAAAAGCAGCGTGAAATCAGACCTTCAGGGTCTTCTCGCCCTTCTTCCAGTTGCACGGGCACAGTTCATCGGACTGCACCGCATCCAGGACCCGCAGAGCCTCTTCCACGCTGCGCCCCACGGACAGGTTGTTCACGTTCACCCACTGGATGACGCCGTTCGGGTCCACCAGGAAGCTGGCGCGCAGGCACACATGCTCCACCGGATCCAGGATGCCCAGGTCACCCGCCAGCTTCTGCGCCGCGATGAGCGGATACTTCAGC
This portion of the Prosthecobacter sp. SYSU 5D2 genome encodes:
- a CDS encoding carboxymuconolactone decarboxylase family protein, encoding MSQIDALRDLLPEAAKDLRLNLQAVLRPENLTSDQAWGIALTSAYFMNHTALRDAVLADGQAAGLGEAVIDDAKAAASIMGMNTVYYRFRHLVEKESYTTMPARLRMLRMGQPKTDKATFELMSMACAALAGCGMCLQAHEATLTQHGVSEAAIHDSVRIAAVMQGTAVGLGIGV
- a CDS encoding sulfatase translates to MIRRLLFLAALLVAVSTAPAAQPNILFIFSDDHAQHAISAYGSKVNQTPHIDRLAKGGTRFTQSFVTNSICTPSRATLLTGQYSHLNGVPVFNKFDGSRDHVAKHLQKGGYHTGMVGKWHLGSDPTGFDRWIVLPGQGNYWNPTFLVNGKKLSIEGHCTDITTDLGIEWIKTRPQDKPFFLMLHQKAPHRAWEPAERHKAMFKDKVIPEPETLWDDYATRPTALPINEQTVARDLTRRDLKLTPPADLKGPALQKWMQVKPMELEVEGKLLTGKELVKWKYQRYMRDYLACVQGVDDGVGKVLDYLDETGLAENTIVIYSADNGWYLGDLGLYDKRFMYEPGLNVPLLAKGPGIKAGNVPSLMVSNLDLAPTFLDLAGLPVPAFMQGRSLAPLLRGEMPKDWPSSFYYRYYHDPGHHNTVAHLGVRTATHKLIHYWKQDAYELFDLTADPTEQRNLLHSQSDADKPEIAAKFIELKNELTRLKKQYQDDEQFADSATWPKTSADGPFNDYQLIGTKSVPEAIQATVQ